Part of the Nostoc sp. ATCC 53789 genome, TTAAAACCACTAGTTATGTTTGGTTATAGTTTAATTTTTATAATTACTATAATTTTTTCTTCAGGATTCTTGAATGTAATTTTACCCTATTACAAGACTATCCAAAATCTTGGAGAAATCAGTGTTAAATGGCAATACTTGACTGAACACAAAGATGATTATGATGCTATTTTTCTGGGGCCAAGTACTACTTATTTTGGCGTGATCCCGAAATTGTTTGATGAATACCTGACGACAGAGAGGAAGAGTATAAAATCTTTCAACTTTGGTATAGCAGGTGCAAACGTATCAGAAGTGGATTTTTACTTACAAAAAATTCTGGAGTTAGAACCAGCAAACTTAAAGTGGATATTTCTAGACTGTTCAGTTGACTTATTTACAAACATTGGCTCTACTTCCGCTCAAGAGATATATTGGCATACTCCTCGTAAAACGTTAGAAAATTTCCAATTAATTTTGGAATCATCAATCGATAGTTGGAAAGTCAAAGTTCCATATATATACGCTAACTTTCAAAGCTTTATTTACCGATGGCTAGGAATTGGTCAGCTTTCTACTTTCTGGCAGGAAGCAATATTAAATTTGGATCTATCAAATTTAGATCCATTAGCAAAAGTATCTGAGGATAGGCTCATACAAGAATCGGGATATTACGCAATAGATTGGCAAGAAAAAGCTGAGAAGTGGAAGACTATATTTAGAGCAAATGGTTTGGATACTTATCAAAAGAATCTCAAAAATGAACAAACAAAATTAGCAAATTTAAATTCAGAAAATGCGTTTAACGAGCCATCCACAATATATGGAGCGAAAATGATGAAAAATATTGCTGCCCGGATTGAACAACAGCAAATTAACAACAAGAAAATGGAAGCTATATTTTTTATTCCTCCAATTCTAGAAGCCGATTCCAACCCATCCGCTATTTACAGAGCATACAAATCAGGAGATATCGATACTTTATTTACTTTTAATAATCCCAATGATTTTACTAATTTATATGAACTAGATCGCAGAATTGATAGCGCACATCTAAATTATCAAGGCGCTGAAGAATTCACACTTTTACTGGCATCACAATTTTCCCAGTATTTGAATAATTCTGGAGAAAAACTTATCAGTGGTAAACTTTGAATACCCAGTCATTATTACCTAATCACTAATTAAATATAAATATGGTATTCACAGAATTTCGATTTGTATTTTTCTTCTTGATTGTTTTCTGCATTTATTGGGCTTTGGAGAAACACAATCATCGTAAAGTGTGGCTGCTAGTTTGTAGTTATATCTTCTATAGTGCTTGGGATTGGCGCTTTCTTTTTTTGCTATTGCTATCAACAGTAATTGATTACTTTGTCGGTTTAATGCTATCTAGACCACAGGTTAGTGATTTGCAAGAGCAAGAAATTACCAAAATTGAGGTAGTACAAAAAGCAGAAACTACAAGCTTTTGGCATTGGGATGCCTTGCTGAATCAGCCACAGAATCAGCAGCAGCGCCAAGCATGGTTGATACTTAGTTTAGTAGCGAATTTAGGAATATTAGGGTTTTTTAAATACTATAATTTCTTTACTGATTCTGCTGCCAACTTATTAGCTTTTTTGGGTTTACCCCTAAGTATTAAAACCCTTAATATTATTTTGCCAGCAGGCATTAGTTTTTACACCTTTCAAACTCTGAGTTATTCCCTGGATATCTATCTAGGTAAACTCAAACCTGTGAGAAATTTTTGGGATTTTTCTCTATTTGTGACTTTTTTCCCGCAACTTGTTGCAGGCCCTATTGTCCGTGCGTCTACCTTTTTACCCCAACTGCTAACCCCAAAAAACTTTAACGATGTTGATGTTCGGGGATGTTTAATACTTTTTTTCGTAGGGTATTTTAAGAAAGCTTGCATTTCGGATAATCTTTCTCCTTTAGTAGAACAGTATTTCACAAATCCAGAAAATTATACTTTCTTAAGTTGTTGGATCGCTGTTATTTCTTTCGTCATCCAGATATACTGCGATTTTTCTGGTTATTCAGATATGGCGATCGCTTCAGCAGGGTTACTTGGATACAAACTACCTCTGAACTTTAATTTTCCCTACCTTTCCGGCAATATCACTGATTTGTGGCAACGTTGGCACATTACCCTCTACAGTTGGTTGCGAGATTATGTTTATATTCCTCTAATGAGAAAGCGACCAAAAGCTGAACGAACAGAACTATTTGGGTATAAAAATCTTCTCATTTTGATGCTTCTGTCAGGACTCTGGCATGGAGCTGCTTGGCATTTTGTAGTTTGGGGTGGATTAAATGGATTCGCTTTAGTTGTTCACAAGCAATGGTTATCTCGGATCGCTCCCTATAAGGGATTGCTAACACTGAGAAAGATGCTAGGTATTCCCTTAACAATGTATTGGTTTTGTGCATCTGCCGTCTTCTTTCGGAGTAACGATCTCAGCAGTGCCATACAAATAGAAAAATCCTTTTTATTCTTGAATTCTCTTGGCTCTCAAAACCTAAATCTCCAAGTTGCATGGATTTTTGCACCTTTAATTATGCTCCACTGGGCAGCTTATAAAGGTTGGTTTGCCGATTGGTGGCGTAAAATTCCTAGTTGGAGTTTTGCTGTTTGCTTTGGGGTTTTAGTTTCAGCAATATTTCGGCTGACAGCAATCAATCCTCAACCTTTTGTCTACTTTCAGTTTTAGCGTGCGATCGCTTGTTGCAAAAAGAATACCTTTTAAATTACCGCCATCAATTAGAGAGATATGACAACAATTTACTTACATATTGGAATGCCCAAGACTGGAACAACTTGCCTACAAAAAGCATTATTTAATAACAGGAATAAACTTTTAGAAAATGGTTATTTATATCCTGGCTCTGGCATCAAATACAACGCAAAGGAAATAGTGAACCGTTACTGTCATAATACTTTAGCACATTATTTAATGGGTTTTGAAAATAAGGATAATGCACTTTCACAATTTACAGTTTGGGAAGAACTGAAAAGAGAAATAGACTCTATCAATCCTAAAAATGTGATAATTTCCGCAGAAGCTTTTACTTCTTTTGAAATCTTTTATCAACCGGAAACACTTGCAAAAATAAAAAACTTCTTAAAAGAATATAAAATCAAGATAGTTATCTATCTAAGAAAGCAAGATGAGTTTTTAGAATCTTCTTACTGTTACATGGTTAAACTAGGAGCTTGTAGCGTAGGAATTAAAGAGTTGTTTAATGAATACCAGTACATATTTAATTATTATCAAATACTAGACAATTGGGCAGATATATTTGGATATGAAAATATTATTGTTCGGCGTTTTGAAAAGTCAAACATGAAAACTCATATTTTTGATGATTTCTTAGGAGTAATTAACCAATTCGACAATAAAAGTGATTATCAAATTGATTATGCTGCAAAAATAAATGTGTCTCCTTCAGGCAAAACTATCAAAATGCTTTTGCTTATAAATAAGTTTAATGAAACAACTTTAGCAAGATTTCTAAAACTAGATGATAACTATTGGTCAAAATATCAAGATTTTTTGGATTTTTTATCCAATAACAAAACAATAAATAAATTTGTATCAAAACTACCCAACTTTTTAGTTGATAATGTGCTTCTATCATCGGAAGAAAAGCAAGATTTTATGAGACAATTCAAAGAATTAAATAGTCAGGTTGCTAACAAGTATTTAGGTCAAAAAGATGGAATATTATTTGGCGATTATTCCTAGTTATATAACAATATGATTAAGTTAAGGAAATTTATCTATTAAGGCAGTGGAAACAGGGGGGAGAAAAAAGCTTAACTGAACGGTATTGAGTTATATAAATCTGATTTGATGACTGTAGCATAGGGAAGAAAATCTTATCCGAGGAACAAAAAAATGGATAAACAGGTGTACCTAGCTTTTAAAAAATCAAATATTAGTCCTATATGAACAAGCTGCAAATAATTAAAAATAAAAATATTGAATCTATTTACCCTCTTTCTCCTATGCAGCAGGGTATGCTTTTTCATACTCTGTATGAGCCAGAATCAGGAGTATATCTTGAGCAGTTCTGTCTAATGCTCTCTGGAAATCTAGATATTACAGTGCTTCAGCAGGCCTGTGTGCGAGTAATGAAGCGTCACCCAGTTCTGCGTACCCTTGTGGTTTGGGAAAAACAAGAAAAGCCTCTCCAGGTAGTATGTAAACAAGTGGAGTTGCCTTGGCAGAACTATGATTGGCGTTCCTTATCTTTAGCAGAACAAGAAGAGCGTTTAAAAGCTTTCTTACAAGCAGATCGAGTTCAAGGCTTCGTTCTTGACAAAGCTCCACTTATGCGATTTAGCTTAATTCAAATCGCTGATGATATTTACGAATTTGTCTGGAGCTTTCATCACCTGCTGATTGATGGTTGGAGTTGGCCAATTCTCTGCAAAGAAGTTTTTGCATTCTACAATGCCTTACTTAAAGGCAAATATTTATATTTAAATACTCCCCGTCCTTACCGAGATTACATCAATTGGTTACAGCAACAAGATTTAAGAGCAGCAGAAGCTTTTTGGCGGCAACAACTTCATGGTTTTACTAGCCCTACCCGTTTGCTACTAAATCGGGGTGAGGCGCACAATTTACAACAACCAAAAACCTATCACGAGCAGCACTGCTGTTTATCGGCAACTATAACTGCTGCTTTACAATCCCAGGCACAGCAGTATCATCTGACACTTTCAACTTTCGTCCAAGCAGCTTGGGCACTTTTACTCAGTCGCTACACTGATGAGTCTGAGGTAGTATTTGGAGCAACTGTATCGGGTCGTCCTCCCACTCTATCGGGGGTGGAATCTATGGTGGGACTATTCATTAATACTTTACCAGTCAGGGTGAAAGTACCAACAGCAACTCCTTTATGGCAATGGCTGAGGGAATTGCAGGCTCAACAGGTAGAGCGATCGCAATATTCTTGGTTTCCATTAGTAGAAATTCAAGCTCTTAGTGAAATTCCCCCAGAATTACCTTTGTTTGAAAGCATTGTGGTGTTTGAGAACTACCCACACGATCCGTCTTTATCAAATCTAGGTAGCACCATCCAGATTACCAAACGGCGAGTCATTGAACAAACCAATTATCCGCTCACAGTCATCGCTGTACCAGGACAAGAGTTATCCCTACGCATTCTTTATGATGGTAGCTGCTTTGATGCTGAAACGATTAACCGGATGATGGGGCATCTTGTGACTTTGTTAGAGGGTATGAGCGCTAACGTCGAGCAGACAGTAGCAGAGATATCCATGCTAACTACCACTGAGCAACGCCAAATCTTAGTATGGAATGATACTCAAAAGGATTATCCTCAAAAATGTATCGCTCAGTTGTTTGAAGAACAGGTGGAACGGACACCGGATGCAGTAGCAGTCTCATTCCAATCTCAACAACTGACTTACCAACAGTTAAATTGTCAGGCGAATCAGTTAGCGCACCATCTCCAAAAACTTGGGGTAAAACCAGAAGTGCGGGTAGGGATTTGCGTTGAGCGTTCTTTATTGATGGTAGTAAGACTTTTGGCAATCCTCAAAGCTGGTGGTGCTTATGTACCTTTAGATCCGCGATCGCCCCAAGAACGCTTAACTTATATGTTGAGTGATTCTCAAGCGTCGATGTTGCTGACAGATTCATCAATTACTTTATCTGAGCAACCATTAACAGTAGTTTGCTTAGATACATCGGATTTCTGCCAAAACAGTCAGGAAAATCCTGTTAATGGAGTGATACCAGGGAACTTGGCTTATGTCATGTATACTTCTGGCTCAACCGGCAAACCCAAAGGTGTAGCCATGAGTCACCGTTCTCTGGTGAATCTTTTATATTGGCAAATGGACGAAATTTCTTTAAGTTGTGCTAAAACTTTGCAATTTGCTTCCATCAGTTTCGATGTCTCTTTTCAAGAAATCTTCTCTACCTGGTGTAACGGCGGAACCTTAGTTTTAATCACCGAAAAACTACAAAAAGATGGGTTCGCATTATTACAGTTAATTGCCCAAGAAAAGGTGGAAAGACTGTTTTTGCCCTTTGTCGCCCTTCAGCAATTAGCCCATGCTGCCTCTATTACTCAATTATATCCTGCATCTTTGCGTCAGATTATGACGGCAGGAGAACAGTTACATATTACCCCTGTTTTAGTCAACTTTTTTAAGGAGCTTTCTGGTTGTACGCTACAAAATCAGTATGGCCCAACGGAGAGCCATGTAGTAACAAGTTTTACTTTAAAAGATGTGGCAAGCAGTTGGTCGCCACTTCCGCCTATTGGTCGGGCGATCGCAAATACGCAAATCTACATCCTTGACCGCCATCTGCAACCATTACCAATTGGAGTTCCTGGAGAACTGTATATCGGCGGTGTTGCGATCGCTAGAAGTTACATTAATTCCCCGGAATTGACAGCTGAGAAATTCATTGCAAAAAATGGGAATCGTTTGTATAAGACAGGCGATCGCGCTCGATATTTATCTGATGGCAACATCGAATTTCTCGGTCGAATTGACAATCAAGTGAAGGTGCGGGGTTTTCGCATTGAACTGGGAGAAATTGAAACCGTACTCGCCGCACACCCCCAGGTAAAAGAAGCAGTAGTTATCGCCAGAGAAGATGAACCAGGAAACAAGCGTCTAGTCGCCTACATTGTCCCCAAACAACACTTAGACACCAGCGAACTGCTTTGTTACCTCAAACAAAAGTTACCCGAATATATGCTACCTTCTGCTTTTGTAAAGTTGCTGGATGCTCTACCTCTAACCCCCAGTGGTAAAATAGAGCGCCGCGCTTTACCAGCACCTTTGAGTCGGGAAACACGGAACATCTCTACAGACTTGATTCCACCCCGTACTGTTACTGAAGAGGTTCTGGCAGGAATCTGGAGCGATGTTTTAGGACTAGAAAAAGTTGGTATCCATGACAACTTCTTTGCATTAGGAGGTCATTCTTTGTCAGCAATGCAAGTCATTGCTCGGTTGCGAGAAATCTTCAAAGTGGAGTTACCCATAAGTTGTCTGTTTGATTACCCGACAGTAATTGAGCTAAATCGGCAAATTTCAGAATACCGCCAAAAAGAGGCAGGGGAGCAGGGGAGCAGGGGAGCAGGGGAGCAGGGGAGAAATAATCATTCTTTCTCATCCCCCTGTGCCCCTCTGCCCTCTTGTAAAAATGACTTGACCCCATTTCTCAAACCAGTACCTCGAAACACAAAAGAGTTGCCAATTTCTTTGACTCAGCTTGAGTTTTGGATATTAGCTCAATTGCATCCGGGTATTCCCGTCTATAATATTCCACTGGCTTATCGCTTGACGGGTTTACTCAACGTCACTGCTTTAGCACAAAGCCTCGTGGAAATTGTCCGTCGTCACGAAGCTTTGCGAACTACTTTTGCGATCGCAGATCGGCAAGTAGTTCAGAAAATTGCTCAACAGCCCATATTGCCATTTTCGGTGGTAGATTTGCGAAAACTTTCTGAATCTAAAACTGAGCGAAAGGCTCTGGCTCAAAAATTTATCACTGAGGAAAAAAACCAGCCTTTCGATCTAGAACAAGAACCTTTGTTACGCATCAAGCTACTGCGGCTCTCTGATGCCGAGCATTTACTAATAATAACTATCCATCATCTGGTTTGTGATGGTTGGTCTGTGGGTGTGTTTTTACAGGAGCTAACAAAATTATACGCAGCATTTTGTCATGGTCAACCTTCACCGCTTCCTGATTTACCCATCCAATATGCTGACTTTGCCCATTGGCAAAAGCAGTGGGTTGCTCGTCCTGCTTTCGTGTCTGACCTTAACTATTGGAAGCAGCAACTAAGCAATAGCACACTTTTACTACAGTTACCTACTGACCGTCCGCGCTTACCAGTACGAACTTTTGAGGGTGCAAGTCAAACTTTCATCATCCCTAAGAGCCTAACAAATGCTCTTAAACATCTGAGCCAACAGCACAATGTAACTCTATTCGTGACTCTACTAACAGCCTTTAAAATAGTGCTATTTTATTACACCGGACAGTCAGATATTATTGTGGGCACTCCCTTTGCCAATCGCCAGCAAGTGGAAACTAAAGGGCTTATTGGATGCTTCATCAACACATTACCAATACGTACACATTTGGGAGGTGATCCAAGTTTGAGCGAGTTGCTGTATCAGGTGCGTGGATCTTTTTTAGCAGCCTCCGATCGACAACAAATTCCCTTCGTGAAGTTAGTAGAAGCACTACAGCCAAAACGAGAACCAAGCCATTCTTTGCTATATCAAGTGATGTTTAACTTCTTGCCACCATCAGATTTAAAACTGACAAATTTGACTGTTCATCCCTGGTCAATTGAAAGTAAAACAGCAGAGTTTGATTGGGATATTTATCTTCAACAAACAACATTAGGAAGTATTGAAGGGAAATGGTGCTACAAAATCGATTTGTTTGATGCTTCTACTATTAGTCGTGCGGTAACTCAGTTTCTAGTGTTGCTTGAGTTGCTAATTACTAATCCAGAATGTCGTCTGACTGACCTTTCCTTACTATTTCAGCGCCATAATTCTCAATGCCGTGCAATGTAGGTACATATAAGAGGTTGTTTGAAAAGTGTTTCGCTGTGACTTTAGGCACTTTTAGATCCCCCCTAGCCCTTAAAAAGGGGGGAACCGGAATCAAAGTCCCCCTTAAAAAGGGGGATTTAGGGGGATCTAAAACTTTTGATACCGGCAATAGAACTTTTCAAACATCCTCTAAGAGCAGGGAGCAGGGGCAACAGAACAAGAATAGGTGTAATTAATTCTGTTTAGGTACTTAACTTATATGTCAGATGTACAGATTATGGAAAAAACAAGGCTAACTGTTTTACGGGAAATGCGGCTGTTTATCATTGTTTGGGTAGGACAGTTGATCGCCTTAATTGGTTCGAGTACCACTGCCTTTGCCTTAGATATCTGGGTTTATAATCGCACCGGTTCAGTTACCCAGTTTGCTTTAGTCTCTCTGTTCAATACTCTCCCGCTAATCTTAATTTCCCCGATCGCTGGGCCTCTGGTAGATAAGTGGGATCGCCGAAAGACAATGATTATCGCTGATGTCTTGGCGTGTTTGGGAACAATTGCGATCGGCGTTTTATTTGTCATCGGTCGGTTAGAAGTCTGGCACATTTACCTAGCCAATACCTTCACTGCTGTTTTCATGGCTTTTCACACACCTGCTTATACAGCATCAACAGTCTTACTAGTGCCGAAACAGCACCTTAATCGTGCCAATGGGCTAATGAGTCTGATGTTTGGCATTTCGCTGATCGTTGCACCAACTCTCGGAGGTGTTCTACTAAGCATTGTCCATTTGCAAGGAATTATTTTGTTTCACGTAAGCGCTGTATTTATTGCTGTTGTTTCCCTGATGCTGGTTCGGTTCCCGGAAGTCAACACAAGTGCTGTTGCAACTGCAAAAAGTTCATTCCTAAGTGAAGCAACTTACGGATTGACATATTTGATCGCTCGACCAGGACTGCTGGGACTAGTATTATTCTCAGCTTCCAGCTTTTATATTGTGGGAGGTATTAATGTCATCACTATCCCGCTAGTCTTAAATTTCGTTTCAGTCAGCTTTTTGGGAACTATTCTTTCGCTATTTGGCATTGCGATCGTAGCAGGTGGCTTGCTTGTCAGCATCTGGGGAGGGCTAGAACGCAACATATATGCCATATACGGGTGTATGCTTTTGAGTGGCGTATTTATTTTCGTCGCCGGTTTGCAACCCTCTCTTGTCATTTTCACTGTTGGTATCTTCTTATTTTTCCTAACACAACCGATCGTTTCCAGTTCCACGCAAGCTGTCATGCAAAATAAAGTAGAACCTAATGTACAAGGTAGAGTTTTTGCGATCAAAGGAGCGATTGAAGCAGCCGCTTTCCCTTTAGGCTACATCACGATTGGGCCTTTAGCCGAGAAAGTTTTTGAACCCTTAATGGCTACTAACGGTTTTTTAGCAGGAAGCATCGGACAAATCATCGGTGTTGGGTCAGGTCGTGGGATGGGACTTCTACTGATGATTATGGGAGTCTTGACCATTTTAGAAACCTCTATTGCCTACTTGTACCCTCGCTTACGGTTTGTGGAAGATGAACTGCCTAATGTTAGTAATGCAGTTGCAATGGCTGCTGATACAGCTTCTAGTAAGAATGACGCAGTTTCTTTGATATCCTAAATTTGGCGTTGCATAGTGGTGGTTGATTAAAAACTCTACTAATTTGCAATTATTATTTTATTTTCGGAATTTTCGATTTTTGAAAATTGGTAATTGTTAACTTAGTCTATAAATCGGAAAATTTTTGTATCTAGATTCAAGATTTCTACTCTAGATTAAATCCTGTGTTTTTTCATCAGTTAGTATTTTTGTATTTCAATCAAAAAAGATGTTCAGCTTATTTTAGAATATGCAAACCAAAGTTTCTCGCGGTCAATCCTTAAAGAATGATCCTTCTCCTCCGGCCTCTAATAATTTTTGGGAGAATGTAAGAGCGATCGTTCAGCCTTACTGGTACCCAACAGAGTCAGGGGAAAGAGTATTTCCAGACGTGATTCGGATATGGGGGATGCTGATTCTCCTGATTTTATTAATAATAGCGCTAGTCGGGGTAACTGCCTTTAATAGCTTCGTTACTCGCTATATAACCGATGTCATTGAAGAGAAAGATTATCCTAACTTTATTAATACGATAGTAGTTTTCGGCGCTGCTCTTGTCTGCATAACACTCTTAAACGGATTTTCTAAACTTGTCAGAAAAAAAATCGCTCTTGATTGGTACAAATGGTTAAATAATCACATATTATCAAAATATTTGAGCAATCGTTCCTATTATAAAATTAACTTTAGAGCTGATGTTGATAACCCAGATCAACGAATATCCCAAGAAATCGAACCCATTACCAGTAATGCTCTGACTTTTTCAGCTACTTTCCTAGAAAAAGTGCTGGAAATGATTACTTTTTTAGTAATTCTTTGGTCAATTTCCCAATTTATTGCAATTGTTTTGGTTGTTTATACAATCGTAGGCAACTTGATTGCTATTTACTTAGGTCAACAATTAAATAAAATTAATCAAGAAGAATTAGAACTGAAAGCAGAATACAGTTATTCTCTGACTCATGTTCGTAATCACGCTGAATCGATAGCTTTTTTTCAGGGAGAAAAGCAAGAATTTAATATAATTCAACGAAGATTTATTAATCTCCTGAAAAATGTCGAACGCAAGATTAATTGGGAGAACAATCAAGAACTTTTTGACGGAGCATATAAGTCTGCTATCCAAATATTCCCATATCTGGTACTCGCACCTTTATATATGAGCGGTCAAGCTGATTTCGGAGAAGTTGTCCAAGCCAGTGTAGCTTGTAATCAGTTTGCCTCGGCTATGGCAACATTAATTAGAGAATTTGGGACTTCTGG contains:
- a CDS encoding ATP-binding cassette domain-containing protein encodes the protein MQTKVSRGQSLKNDPSPPASNNFWENVRAIVQPYWYPTESGERVFPDVIRIWGMLILLILLIIALVGVTAFNSFVTRYITDVIEEKDYPNFINTIVVFGAALVCITLLNGFSKLVRKKIALDWYKWLNNHILSKYLSNRSYYKINFRADVDNPDQRISQEIEPITSNALTFSATFLEKVLEMITFLVILWSISQFIAIVLVVYTIVGNLIAIYLGQQLNKINQEELELKAEYSYSLTHVRNHAESIAFFQGEKQEFNIIQRRFINLLKNVERKINWENNQELFDGAYKSAIQIFPYLVLAPLYMSGQADFGEVVQASVACNQFASAMATLIREFGTSGRFSSYVERLSEFSDALEAVTKQPENVSTIKTIEENRLAFENVTLQTPNYEQVIVENLSLSVQPGEGLLIVGPSGRGKSSLLRAIAGLWNAGTGRLVRPPLKEVLFLPQRPYIILGTLREQLLYPNTNRQMTDAELKDVLQQVNLQNLLSRVEGFDTEVPWENILSIGEQQRLAFARLLVTHPSFTILDEATSALDLKNEGSLYQQLQSTKTTFISVGHRESLFDYHQWVLELAQDSSWQLVTVQDYRNQKASITKFPSNTQIKINDSPEDKAQNESKISTGEKLTHKAMNELTSYSLSTIRSKASKGEFITTKDGIIYRYDKDPNVLKWVLV
- a CDS encoding MBOAT family O-acyltransferase, producing MVFTEFRFVFFFLIVFCIYWALEKHNHRKVWLLVCSYIFYSAWDWRFLFLLLLSTVIDYFVGLMLSRPQVSDLQEQEITKIEVVQKAETTSFWHWDALLNQPQNQQQRQAWLILSLVANLGILGFFKYYNFFTDSAANLLAFLGLPLSIKTLNIILPAGISFYTFQTLSYSLDIYLGKLKPVRNFWDFSLFVTFFPQLVAGPIVRASTFLPQLLTPKNFNDVDVRGCLILFFVGYFKKACISDNLSPLVEQYFTNPENYTFLSCWIAVISFVIQIYCDFSGYSDMAIASAGLLGYKLPLNFNFPYLSGNITDLWQRWHITLYSWLRDYVYIPLMRKRPKAERTELFGYKNLLILMLLSGLWHGAAWHFVVWGGLNGFALVVHKQWLSRIAPYKGLLTLRKMLGIPLTMYWFCASAVFFRSNDLSSAIQIEKSFLFLNSLGSQNLNLQVAWIFAPLIMLHWAAYKGWFADWWRKIPSWSFAVCFGVLVSAIFRLTAINPQPFVYFQF
- a CDS encoding non-ribosomal peptide synthetase; amino-acid sequence: MLFHTLYEPESGVYLEQFCLMLSGNLDITVLQQACVRVMKRHPVLRTLVVWEKQEKPLQVVCKQVELPWQNYDWRSLSLAEQEERLKAFLQADRVQGFVLDKAPLMRFSLIQIADDIYEFVWSFHHLLIDGWSWPILCKEVFAFYNALLKGKYLYLNTPRPYRDYINWLQQQDLRAAEAFWRQQLHGFTSPTRLLLNRGEAHNLQQPKTYHEQHCCLSATITAALQSQAQQYHLTLSTFVQAAWALLLSRYTDESEVVFGATVSGRPPTLSGVESMVGLFINTLPVRVKVPTATPLWQWLRELQAQQVERSQYSWFPLVEIQALSEIPPELPLFESIVVFENYPHDPSLSNLGSTIQITKRRVIEQTNYPLTVIAVPGQELSLRILYDGSCFDAETINRMMGHLVTLLEGMSANVEQTVAEISMLTTTEQRQILVWNDTQKDYPQKCIAQLFEEQVERTPDAVAVSFQSQQLTYQQLNCQANQLAHHLQKLGVKPEVRVGICVERSLLMVVRLLAILKAGGAYVPLDPRSPQERLTYMLSDSQASMLLTDSSITLSEQPLTVVCLDTSDFCQNSQENPVNGVIPGNLAYVMYTSGSTGKPKGVAMSHRSLVNLLYWQMDEISLSCAKTLQFASISFDVSFQEIFSTWCNGGTLVLITEKLQKDGFALLQLIAQEKVERLFLPFVALQQLAHAASITQLYPASLRQIMTAGEQLHITPVLVNFFKELSGCTLQNQYGPTESHVVTSFTLKDVASSWSPLPPIGRAIANTQIYILDRHLQPLPIGVPGELYIGGVAIARSYINSPELTAEKFIAKNGNRLYKTGDRARYLSDGNIEFLGRIDNQVKVRGFRIELGEIETVLAAHPQVKEAVVIAREDEPGNKRLVAYIVPKQHLDTSELLCYLKQKLPEYMLPSAFVKLLDALPLTPSGKIERRALPAPLSRETRNISTDLIPPRTVTEEVLAGIWSDVLGLEKVGIHDNFFALGGHSLSAMQVIARLREIFKVELPISCLFDYPTVIELNRQISEYRQKEAGEQGSRGAGEQGRNNHSFSSPCAPLPSCKNDLTPFLKPVPRNTKELPISLTQLEFWILAQLHPGIPVYNIPLAYRLTGLLNVTALAQSLVEIVRRHEALRTTFAIADRQVVQKIAQQPILPFSVVDLRKLSESKTERKALAQKFITEEKNQPFDLEQEPLLRIKLLRLSDAEHLLIITIHHLVCDGWSVGVFLQELTKLYAAFCHGQPSPLPDLPIQYADFAHWQKQWVARPAFVSDLNYWKQQLSNSTLLLQLPTDRPRLPVRTFEGASQTFIIPKSLTNALKHLSQQHNVTLFVTLLTAFKIVLFYYTGQSDIIVGTPFANRQQVETKGLIGCFINTLPIRTHLGGDPSLSELLYQVRGSFLAASDRQQIPFVKLVEALQPKREPSHSLLYQVMFNFLPPSDLKLTNLTVHPWSIESKTAEFDWDIYLQQTTLGSIEGKWCYKIDLFDASTISRAVTQFLVLLELLITNPECRLTDLSLLFQRHNSQCRAM
- a CDS encoding MFS transporter, with translation MEKTRLTVLREMRLFIIVWVGQLIALIGSSTTAFALDIWVYNRTGSVTQFALVSLFNTLPLILISPIAGPLVDKWDRRKTMIIADVLACLGTIAIGVLFVIGRLEVWHIYLANTFTAVFMAFHTPAYTASTVLLVPKQHLNRANGLMSLMFGISLIVAPTLGGVLLSIVHLQGIILFHVSAVFIAVVSLMLVRFPEVNTSAVATAKSSFLSEATYGLTYLIARPGLLGLVLFSASSFYIVGGINVITIPLVLNFVSVSFLGTILSLFGIAIVAGGLLVSIWGGLERNIYAIYGCMLLSGVFIFVAGLQPSLVIFTVGIFLFFLTQPIVSSSTQAVMQNKVEPNVQGRVFAIKGAIEAAAFPLGYITIGPLAEKVFEPLMATNGFLAGSIGQIIGVGSGRGMGLLLMIMGVLTILETSIAYLYPRLRFVEDELPNVSNAVAMAADTASSKNDAVSLIS